A single window of Drosophila suzukii chromosome 3, CBGP_Dsuzu_IsoJpt1.0, whole genome shotgun sequence DNA harbors:
- the LOC108012086 gene encoding uncharacterized protein encodes MTDKIDAEQFNDDELEAPAWLNPQFIGEILSAYEEAPELKVIDLKITPASFQGDHYASVMFRTTAEYTTSKGKFSKPLIIKTMPEQEGHKKDMLSESHIFETEIGMYCQVLPEFERILREAGDNTKLFVPCIYHSLDPRRVMIFEDLVPQGYSVIRDRPVALEELKTAFSKLAKWHAVSMKVINEQPAFLKEFKYGLFDMPTIQNDPFVTTGMKSFIEMLDNLPDLKKYKPYFEQIQEKHLKRLEAEMQEYHKNRRNDGYYVLCHGDFHLRNMMFKNNKETGNHEDTMLVDFQLSNLCPITVDLTYSIYMLMEPEQRRDMGKDLINYYFTVLVATLKSIGYKGDMPTQAKLWEQIHRNKYYDFFLISTFLPLILAIKSNTFKMHDLIQNPETRQKTYFLDTYVKDVTKLLPKFEKLGYFKGL; translated from the exons ATGACTGACAAGATAGATGCGGAACAGTTTAATGACGATGAACTGGAGGCCCCGGCTTGGCTGAATCCCCAGTTTATAGGAGAAATTCTAAGCGCGTACGAAGAGGCCCCGGAACTGAAAGTGATCGATCTAAAGATCACACCCGCGAGTTTTCAAGGAGATCACTATGCCAGCGTTATGTTCCGCACTACTGCTGAGTATACCACCTCAAAGGGCAAGTTTAGTAAGCCCCTTATTATAAAGACGATGCCAGAGCAGGAGGGACACAAAAAGGACATGCTAAGCGAATCGCATATATTCGAAACCGAGATTGGAATGTATTGCCAGGTGCTTCCGGAATTCGAGAGGATTCTACGGGAGGCAGGGGATAACACAAAGCTATTTGTGCCCTGCATCTATCACAGCCTGGATCCCCGTAGGGTAATGATATTCGAGGATCTGGTGCCACAAGGATACTCAGTGATTCGGGATCGTCCTGTTGCACTGGAGGAACTCAAAACAGCCTTTTCCAAGCTGGCCAAATGGCATGCAGTTAGCATGAAAGTTATTAATGAG CAACCTGCCTTTCTAAAGGAATTCAAATATGGCTTATTTGATATGCCCACCATACAGAATGACCCTTTCGTTACTACTGGCATGAAGAGCTTTATTGAAATGCTGGACAACTTACCCGACCTAAAAAAGTATAAGCCCTATTTTGAACAAATTCAAGAAAAACATTTGAAACGACTCGAAGCCGAGATGCAAGAGTACCACAAAAACCGACGGAACGATGGGTACTATGTCCTGTGCCATGGTGACTTCCATCTTCGCAACATGATGTTTAAGAACAATAAGGAAACCGGAAACCACGAGGATACCATGCTGGTGGACTTCCAGTTAAGCAACCTTTGCCCCATTACCGTTGATCTAACATATTCCATCTATATGTTAATGGAGCCCGAACAGCGCCGGGATATGGGAAAGGACTTGATTAACTATTACTTTACAGTTCTAGTAGCAACTCTCAAGAGCATTGGATACAAAGGTGATATGCCAACCCAAGCAAAACTCTGGGAGCAAATTCATCGCAATAAGTACTATG ATTTCTTTTTGATAAGCACTTTCCTCCCCCTGATTTTGGCGATCAAATCAAACACTTTTAAAATGCATGACCTCATCCAGAATCCGGA